The following coding sequences are from one Sylvia atricapilla isolate bSylAtr1 chromosome 23, bSylAtr1.pri, whole genome shotgun sequence window:
- the LOC136370941 gene encoding transmembrane protease serine 5-like, translating into MTQQKGVNLRDIPVSAGQRFLQVTARQEGSPQDRWRLRSSCPSGLVVALRCSECGLQAAALRVVGGTDVAPGRWPWQVSVCQGSQHRCGGSVLAPEWILTAAHCVHRQLPAPAWLVFAGIVTHGSAQPQAGVPVREIIPHPLYSPSSLDYDIALLRLRVPLNFSGAIRAVCLPPSGRDLLQGTPCWVSGWGYTAPEQAQVAATLKEALVPLIGTRRCNSSCVYRGELTARMLCAGHLQGHVDACQGDSGGPLVCWDGATWRLVGVVSWGQGCAEPNHPGVYSNVAQLLPWIHQVTQAH; encoded by the exons ATGACCCAGCAGAAGGGGGTGAACCTGAGGGACATCCCGGTGAGCGCAGGGCAGCGGTTCCTGCAGGTGACAGCCCGGCAGGAGGGCAGCCCGCAGGACAGGTGGCGGCTCAG gagcagctgcccgTCGGGCCTGGTTGTGGCTCTGCGGTGCTCAG AGTGTGGGCTGCAGGCTGCGGCTCTCCGGGTGGTGGGGGGCACAGACGTGGCCCCGGGGCGTTGGCCCTGGCAGGTCAGTGTGTGCCAGGGCTCCCAGCACCGCTGTGGGGGCTCCGTGCTGGCCCCCGAGTGGATCCTCACGGCAGCTCACTGCGTACACAG GCAGCTCCCggccccagcctggctggttTTTGCGGGAATTGTCACGCACGGCTCCGCCCAGCCCCAGGCCGGGGTGCCGGTCCGGGAAATCATCCCACACCCGCTCtacagccccagcagcctcgACTACGACATCGCCCTGCTGAGGCTCCGAGTGCCGCTCAATTTCTCGg GTGCCATCCGCGCCGTGTGCCTGCCGCCCTCCGGGCGGGACCTGCTGCAGGGCACCCCGTGCTGGGTGTCGGGCTGGGGTTACACCGCCCCGGAGCAAG cacaggtgGCCGCGACGCTGAAGGAGGCGCTGGTGCCCCTGATCGGCACCCGGAGGTGCAACAGCTCCTGTGTGTACAGGGGAGAGCTCACGGCCAGGATGCTCTGTGCCggacacctgcagggacacGTGGACGCCTGCCAG GGGGACAGTGGGGGCCCTCTGgtgtgctgggatggagccACGTGGCGCCTGGTGGGGGTTGTGAgctggggccagggctgtgccGAGCCCAACCACCCCGGGGTCTACAGCAACgtggcccagctgctgccctggatcCACCAGGTCACCCAG GCCCACTAG